ACGAGACCGGTCGCGAGGTCGTTCGCGCCGCCCTCGAGGCGGACGTCGACTTCATCGACACCGCGGACGTCTACGGCGACGGCCGCAGCGAGCGACACATCGGTCACGTGCTCGACGAGCGCGACGCCCACGACGACGTCTTCGTCGCGACGAAGGCAGGCCGGCGACTCGATCCCCACGAGGCCGATCGGTACGACTACGATCACCTCTCCGAGTTCGTCGCCCGGAGCCAGGAGTACCTCAACGAGGAGACGCTGGATCTCTTGCAACTGCACTGTCCGCCGACGGAGGCGTACTATCAGCCCGAGACGTTCGACGCCCTCGAGCGGCTCGAATCGGAGGGCGAGATCGCCCACGCGGGCGTCAGCGTCGAGACGGTCGAGGAGGCGCTGAAGGCGATCGAGTACGACGTCGTCGAGACGGTCCAGATCATCTTCAATCCGTTCCGCCAGCGCCCGAACGAACTGTTCTTCGAGCAGGCGAAAAAGAACGATATCGGCGTTATCGTCCGCGTCCCCTACGCCTCGGGCCTGCTGACCGGCGCGCTCGAGCGCGATCAGGAGTTCGCCGAGGACGACCACCGCAACTTCAACCGCGAGGGCGAGGCCTTCGACGTCGGCGAGACGTTCGCGGGCGTCCCCTACGAGACGGGCCACGACGCCCTCGAGGCGCTCGAGCCCCACGTCCCCGAGAGCCTCTCGCTGGCCGAGTTCACGCTGCGCTGGATCCTCGACCACGAGGCCGTCTCGACGGTCATCCCCGGCACGACCTCGCCGGACCACGTCCGCTCGAACGCCGCGGTCTCGGACCTCGACTCGCTGTCGAATCGGGCCCACGGCGCGGCGCGGGACGTCTACGAAGAGCACGTCGCGGAGCACGTCCACCACCGCTGGTAGCGTCGCGGTCGGTCGTCGAGTGAGTCGA
This portion of the Haloterrigena gelatinilytica genome encodes:
- a CDS encoding aldo/keto reductase → MNHRRLGSTGRDVSEVGLGTWNIGGSWGDVDDETGREVVRAALEADVDFIDTADVYGDGRSERHIGHVLDERDAHDDVFVATKAGRRLDPHEADRYDYDHLSEFVARSQEYLNEETLDLLQLHCPPTEAYYQPETFDALERLESEGEIAHAGVSVETVEEALKAIEYDVVETVQIIFNPFRQRPNELFFEQAKKNDIGVIVRVPYASGLLTGALERDQEFAEDDHRNFNREGEAFDVGETFAGVPYETGHDALEALEPHVPESLSLAEFTLRWILDHEAVSTVIPGTTSPDHVRSNAAVSDLDSLSNRAHGAARDVYEEHVAEHVHHRW